Proteins encoded in a region of the Mariprofundus ferrinatatus genome:
- a CDS encoding ATP-binding cassette domain-containing protein, with amino-acid sequence MESVIVSAKALRKTFADREVVCAVNFDVKSGICFGILGPNGAGKTTLMRMLLGLSPVTSGEYTLFGQPVSEASIHTRVGVVPQQDNLDPDFSVRLNLKVYAGYFGIPASVAEPRIEELLEFAALTSRGDDQVSSLSGGMRRRLMIARALINNPDLIVLDEPTTGLDPQARHLIWQRLRSLKNSGKTLILTTHYMEEAAELCDELMVLDRGHILTRGSPRELIAEHVEPEVVAVRGLSNELDAIELCEGLDIRLDHVGDTWFCYGLDARPLVSRCAERNDLIYIHRPASLEDVFLKLTGRDLREDA; translated from the coding sequence ATGGAAAGTGTGATCGTCAGCGCAAAAGCATTACGCAAAACATTCGCGGATCGAGAGGTGGTGTGCGCTGTTAACTTTGATGTGAAGAGCGGCATCTGCTTCGGCATCCTGGGCCCTAATGGCGCGGGTAAAACCACGCTGATGCGTATGCTGCTGGGGCTATCCCCGGTAACATCGGGCGAATACACACTGTTTGGCCAGCCTGTTTCCGAGGCATCGATTCACACCCGGGTCGGCGTCGTACCGCAACAGGACAATCTCGACCCTGACTTCTCCGTTCGTCTGAATCTGAAGGTATATGCAGGATATTTCGGTATTCCTGCCTCCGTAGCTGAGCCCCGCATAGAGGAGTTGCTTGAGTTTGCCGCCCTCACCTCGCGCGGCGATGATCAGGTTTCATCGCTATCCGGCGGCATGCGAAGACGGTTGATGATCGCCCGCGCCCTGATTAACAACCCGGATCTGATAGTACTCGATGAGCCGACAACCGGGCTCGACCCGCAGGCACGTCACCTGATCTGGCAGCGGCTGCGATCACTCAAAAACAGCGGCAAAACCCTCATCCTGACCACCCATTACATGGAGGAGGCTGCGGAGTTGTGCGACGAACTGATGGTGCTCGACCGCGGACATATTCTGACACGGGGCTCACCGCGTGAACTGATTGCCGAGCATGTCGAACCGGAGGTGGTGGCAGTTCGCGGCTTAAGCAATGAGCTTGATGCCATTGAGTTGTGCGAAGGGCTGGATATCCGTCTCGATCATGTCGGAGACACCTGGTTCTGCTATGGCCTTGATGCAAGACCGCTGGTATCCCGCTGCGCCGAACGAAACGATCTGATCTATATTCACCGCCCCGCCTCTCTTGAAGATGTATTCCTGAAACTTACAGGTCGTGACCTGAGGGAAGATGCATGA
- a CDS encoding ABC transporter permease, translating to MSSYKVIPAHIVAVWRRNFLVWKKLAGASMLGNFGDPFLYLLGLGYGLGLYIGDMNGIPYMAFLASGILCSSAMNTATFEGLYSAFTRMNQQGTWESMLCTPVRIQEVIAGEQVWAATKSLISGTAIFIVAGVLGGIQQWETALFALPVIFLTGLAFAGPALAICAISPSYDFFLYYFTLAVTPMFLFCGVFYPIDTLPAFIQVIAQVLPLTHAVALIRPLLTELPLSMPLLHIGVLALYAVTGFIFAAHLAARRLLR from the coding sequence ATGAGCAGCTATAAGGTGATACCAGCCCACATCGTGGCCGTCTGGCGGCGCAATTTCCTAGTCTGGAAAAAACTGGCAGGCGCCTCAATGCTCGGCAACTTCGGTGATCCGTTCCTCTACCTGCTCGGACTTGGTTATGGCCTCGGCCTCTACATCGGTGACATGAACGGCATCCCCTACATGGCATTCCTGGCCAGCGGCATCCTCTGCTCCAGCGCGATGAATACTGCGACCTTTGAAGGGCTGTATTCGGCATTTACCCGCATGAACCAGCAGGGAACCTGGGAATCGATGCTCTGCACTCCAGTGCGCATTCAGGAGGTCATTGCCGGTGAACAGGTGTGGGCAGCCACCAAAAGCCTGATCAGCGGCACGGCAATCTTTATCGTTGCAGGAGTGCTTGGCGGTATCCAGCAGTGGGAAACCGCCCTCTTTGCGCTGCCGGTGATATTCCTGACAGGCCTCGCTTTTGCAGGACCCGCTCTGGCGATCTGCGCAATCTCCCCCAGCTACGATTTCTTCCTCTACTATTTCACGCTGGCCGTCACACCGATGTTCCTCTTCTGCGGTGTTTTCTACCCGATTGATACCCTGCCCGCGTTTATCCAGGTGATTGCGCAGGTGCTGCCGCTCACCCATGCGGTAGCCCTGATTCGCCCTCTGTTGACGGAGCTGCCCTTGAGTATGCCACTTCTGCATATCGGCGTACTCGCACTCTATGCGGTCACAGGATTCATCTTCGCGGCTCATCTGGCCGCCCGACGCCTGCTACGCTGA
- a CDS encoding ArsR/SmtB family transcription factor: MNETIQIPEDRIKAASQGLRAIAHELRLSVLCLLLERPMCVHELIEATGAAQSNLSQHLSKMRMLGILENEKRGQEVIYRIANPAFADLVHALKFIYCPEMCVPSNGEG, from the coding sequence ATGAATGAGACAATCCAAATTCCAGAAGATCGAATTAAAGCAGCCAGCCAGGGGCTGAGAGCTATCGCACACGAGTTGCGTCTCTCTGTGCTCTGCCTGCTGCTGGAGCGCCCAATGTGTGTTCATGAACTGATTGAGGCCACTGGTGCTGCTCAGTCCAACCTGTCACAGCATCTTTCCAAGATGCGTATGCTTGGCATTCTTGAAAATGAGAAGAGGGGACAGGAAGTCATCTATCGCATTGCCAACCCGGCATTTGCAGATCTGGTGCATGCGTTGAAATTCATCTATTGCCCGGAAATGTGCGTACCCTCTAACGGAGAGGGGTAA
- a CDS encoding TolC family protein has product MSDRTALRAEVSVNYNYIIKSTLFAAVMILSATAAVAGEISTLRQSVEYALEHNRMLGANAQSVEQANASVSDATGRLLPRVDLSTGVARTNAPGDYFGIKLNQKAITAADFNPVLMNNPGYINNYQTRIGVTMPVFQGGALWAGRSIASHQAEASQYGHHYMRQQVVFQTVSAYARVRQAQAQIAAMESAVTAASKRLQDTEAMQNRGVLIKSDVMDARVHLLRMSVKLEEAKNGFSSSKDRLEQVMGLNGDVHLNTEEDPKLKMPALSLDEAVEKALASRPDLMAIENQHKAASAGVHQSRASFLPHVNLVAAQDWNSPTFGMNNRNTMVGATVTMNLFSGGSDTAKIRAAQAEEVSLEYRVGDLKQQIHNEVSHAWRQLAESQMRHESENEAMQQSIESLRIKSLRYEQGLTSTSDLLDAQVQADSMRVAAIQARYDVTVAQAALLLSIGMLNEEVIQ; this is encoded by the coding sequence ATGAGCGACCGTACTGCACTGCGCGCAGAAGTATCAGTAAATTATAATTATATAATAAAATCGACACTGTTTGCTGCAGTCATGATCTTATCTGCAACCGCTGCCGTTGCCGGTGAAATTTCGACCTTGCGTCAGAGTGTCGAGTACGCCCTTGAACATAACCGCATGCTGGGCGCCAATGCGCAATCGGTTGAGCAGGCAAATGCATCCGTTTCCGATGCCACGGGCCGTCTGCTGCCGCGTGTAGATCTCTCAACAGGCGTGGCACGAACCAATGCACCGGGAGATTATTTCGGTATCAAGCTGAACCAGAAGGCGATTACAGCTGCAGATTTTAACCCGGTACTCATGAACAATCCCGGATACATAAACAACTACCAGACCCGTATCGGTGTCACGATGCCCGTATTTCAGGGTGGTGCACTATGGGCAGGCAGGTCTATCGCTTCGCATCAGGCCGAAGCGAGCCAGTATGGTCATCACTACATGAGGCAGCAGGTGGTGTTTCAGACGGTTTCCGCTTATGCCCGTGTTCGCCAGGCACAGGCGCAGATTGCTGCGATGGAGAGTGCTGTCACGGCTGCCAGTAAGCGCTTGCAGGATACCGAAGCCATGCAGAATCGCGGCGTGTTGATTAAGAGTGATGTGATGGATGCACGTGTTCATCTGCTTCGTATGAGCGTCAAGCTGGAGGAGGCGAAAAACGGTTTCTCCTCTAGCAAGGATAGACTTGAGCAGGTGATGGGTCTTAATGGTGATGTGCACCTGAATACTGAAGAGGATCCGAAGTTGAAGATGCCGGCTCTTTCACTGGATGAGGCAGTAGAGAAGGCACTTGCCAGCCGTCCTGACCTGATGGCGATTGAAAATCAGCATAAGGCGGCATCGGCCGGCGTTCATCAGTCGCGCGCTTCTTTTTTGCCACATGTAAATCTGGTTGCAGCCCAGGATTGGAATTCACCTACCTTTGGTATGAATAACCGCAATACAATGGTTGGCGCTACAGTAACCATGAATCTCTTCTCCGGCGGTTCCGATACCGCGAAGATACGTGCCGCTCAGGCAGAAGAGGTGTCGCTGGAGTACAGGGTAGGCGACCTCAAGCAGCAGATTCACAACGAGGTTTCACATGCATGGCGCCAGCTTGCCGAATCTCAAATGCGCCATGAAAGCGAAAATGAGGCCATGCAGCAGAGTATTGAGTCTCTGCGGATCAAGTCATTGCGCTATGAACAGGGTTTGACCAGCACCTCCGACCTGCTCGATGCACAGGTGCAGGCGGATTCCATGCGCGTTGCGGCTATTCAAGCCAGATATGATGTAACGGTTGCTCAGGCGGCATTGCTGCTCTCAATCGGCATGCTCAATGAAGAGGTGATTCAATGA
- a CDS encoding YgaP family membrane protein has protein sequence MKANVGTVDRVIRLVAGAALIAFGYMGGLASPWNAVAIGAGSVFVLTVLIKFCPLYPLLGINTCGNKG, from the coding sequence ATGAAAGCAAATGTAGGAACAGTGGATCGCGTAATTCGTCTGGTTGCCGGTGCGGCATTGATCGCATTCGGTTATATGGGTGGCCTGGCTTCCCCTTGGAATGCTGTGGCAATCGGTGCCGGCAGCGTATTTGTACTGACAGTGCTGATTAAGTTCTGCCCGCTTTATCCGCTGCTGGGTATCAACACCTGCGGCAACAAGGGTTGA
- a CDS encoding YgaP family membrane protein — MTIQRTIRIIAGSFILLSLYLAHLYNGVVLTEPTWLWFTAFVGANLLQSGFTNWCLMETILSKLGMKSCCEASK, encoded by the coding sequence GTGACGATTCAACGCACTATTCGTATTATTGCAGGCTCATTTATACTACTGAGCCTATATCTGGCCCACCTCTATAACGGCGTGGTACTGACCGAGCCGACCTGGCTCTGGTTCACCGCATTTGTCGGTGCAAACCTGCTGCAGTCAGGTTTCACCAACTGGTGCCTGATGGAAACCATTCTTTCCAAGCTGGGCATGAAATCCTGCTGTGAAGCAAGTAAATAA
- a CDS encoding efflux RND transporter permease subunit: MSDNHSLNIAGRLGKAAMFTNLTPMLSILIFLIGAVALMVTPREENPQIDVPAANVFVQMQGASPEEVQNLIVRPLEMVLREITGVEHTYGMAMDSQAVVTVMFEVGEDKEVSLVKLYDRIMQNMDRIPAGASQPLVKPVDVDDVPASVITLSSRDLDGLALKRLAERVRDQLAPLEGVSVAEIIGGRDHEISIRLDPARLAAYRIPLDQLHSVLVSANAGGPVGSLVGNNRETKIWLDGYLKTADEVGQLIVGQWQDKPIYLRDIATITDGPAEVENFHRIGFGSSVAGGSTDVEPELPAVSIALAKKRGTNAVVVTQRIEAKLNELKGDFIPNNVTATVTRDSGQRANAAVNMLIEHLGIAIGTVILILLLFLGWREATIVTLNIPLILFVVLAIGLMADQTINRITLFALILSLGLLVDDAIVVIENIHRHLHKGVRDAADKARLIVMATNETGKPTIIATIAVILAFVPMAFVTGMMGPYMGPIPFNAPVAMAASLVIAYMFTPWIAQRFLPTKNVSAVQNHNNHNEKDWVYRTYMRYAVPLIEDKRVRKLFWIATLLLFVGAMIQPGWQFIRPAGINGPLTFGSVELKMLPKGNNNTFNITIDLPEGSTLEESDRVARQVGSVLRAHPMVVDYETFVGQAGPVDFNGMLRGAVLRQGSNLAEIRVNLVDKHQRSIRSAAIVLELRELMVPVIDANPSANIKLVEDPPGPPVRSTLLAEIYGPDYETQRELAKEVRKRFAETYDVTDIDDSVGDDQQQLNVRLDKEKASHLGVATQQVVTALHDFLQGYDFGAVHIDEERHQVRLHVQLPKALRAHAEDLSRIYVSGAQGAVPLSAIAVIEEGIVAKPIYTKDGHQVTYVMAEPKQGSQVYPLLEMDGKLDGQEVVPGATVMTGGMRFTDTAPENTFGYHMLWDGEMRLTLDVFRDLGAAFIVALVLIYLLMVAYYGEFVLPMMVMAPTALTMIGIFPGHWITGQPFTATSMIGMIALAGIVVRNSTLLIDFIVDYRKQGNGVKEAVLEAGAVRARPILLTALAVIAGTSIMITDPVFGGLGVSMAFGTLAATILTLFVTPLMYYLWHKDRPWESEQDYSTLPSNK; the protein is encoded by the coding sequence ATGAGCGACAATCATTCATTGAATATTGCAGGCCGCCTGGGGAAGGCGGCGATGTTCACCAACCTGACGCCTATGCTCAGTATCCTGATCTTCCTGATCGGTGCTGTGGCACTGATGGTGACACCGCGTGAAGAGAATCCGCAGATCGATGTGCCTGCAGCCAATGTCTTTGTCCAGATGCAGGGCGCCAGCCCGGAAGAGGTGCAGAACCTGATTGTTCGTCCGCTGGAGATGGTGCTGCGTGAGATTACAGGCGTGGAGCACACCTATGGCATGGCGATGGATTCCCAGGCCGTGGTTACCGTGATGTTTGAAGTGGGCGAGGATAAAGAGGTGAGCCTCGTTAAGCTCTACGACCGCATTATGCAGAACATGGACCGCATTCCGGCCGGTGCCTCGCAGCCGCTGGTGAAGCCGGTTGATGTCGACGATGTGCCAGCTTCAGTCATTACACTCAGTTCTCGCGATCTTGACGGGTTGGCGCTCAAGCGCCTGGCCGAGCGGGTTCGTGATCAGCTGGCTCCGCTGGAAGGTGTATCTGTAGCCGAAATTATCGGTGGCCGCGATCATGAGATCAGCATCCGCCTTGATCCTGCCCGTCTGGCAGCTTACCGCATTCCGCTGGATCAACTGCACAGTGTGCTGGTCTCCGCCAATGCAGGCGGCCCGGTCGGCTCACTGGTGGGCAATAACCGTGAAACCAAGATATGGCTTGATGGCTATCTGAAAACTGCTGATGAGGTCGGGCAACTGATTGTCGGCCAGTGGCAGGACAAGCCGATCTACCTCAGGGATATCGCCACCATCACTGATGGTCCGGCCGAGGTGGAAAACTTCCACCGTATCGGTTTCGGAAGTTCAGTCGCAGGCGGTTCCACAGACGTTGAACCTGAGCTTCCAGCCGTTTCGATTGCACTGGCCAAGAAACGGGGTACAAATGCCGTAGTCGTTACCCAGCGCATTGAGGCGAAGCTGAACGAGCTGAAGGGTGATTTTATCCCCAACAATGTGACAGCTACGGTTACCCGTGACTCCGGTCAGCGTGCCAATGCCGCAGTGAACATGCTCATTGAACATCTCGGTATTGCGATTGGCACCGTCATTCTTATTTTGCTGCTGTTCCTGGGTTGGCGTGAAGCGACGATCGTTACGCTCAACATCCCGCTGATTCTATTCGTGGTGCTGGCGATCGGGCTTATGGCCGACCAGACGATCAACCGTATTACTCTCTTTGCACTGATTCTGTCGCTGGGCCTGCTCGTTGATGACGCCATCGTGGTGATTGAAAATATCCACCGCCATCTCCACAAAGGTGTGAGGGATGCGGCGGATAAGGCACGGCTGATTGTCATGGCTACTAATGAAACGGGCAAGCCGACCATTATCGCCACGATTGCCGTGATACTCGCTTTTGTGCCGATGGCATTTGTAACCGGTATGATGGGGCCGTACATGGGGCCGATTCCGTTCAATGCGCCGGTAGCCATGGCCGCATCACTGGTGATCGCATACATGTTCACGCCGTGGATAGCGCAGCGTTTTCTGCCAACGAAAAATGTGTCTGCCGTACAGAATCATAACAACCATAACGAGAAAGATTGGGTATATCGCACCTACATGCGTTATGCCGTGCCGCTGATTGAGGATAAGCGTGTTCGCAAGCTTTTCTGGATTGCAACGCTACTGCTCTTTGTCGGGGCGATGATTCAGCCGGGTTGGCAGTTCATCCGTCCTGCCGGCATCAACGGCCCGCTTACCTTTGGCAGCGTTGAGCTGAAGATGCTGCCAAAGGGCAATAACAACACCTTTAATATTACCATCGACCTGCCGGAGGGTTCGACTCTCGAGGAGAGTGACCGTGTTGCCCGTCAGGTGGGCAGTGTTCTGCGCGCCCATCCGATGGTGGTTGATTACGAAACATTTGTAGGTCAGGCAGGTCCTGTCGACTTCAATGGCATGTTGCGCGGTGCAGTGCTCAGGCAGGGCTCTAACCTTGCCGAGATTCGCGTCAACCTGGTGGACAAGCACCAGCGCTCGATCCGCTCTGCAGCTATCGTTCTGGAACTGCGTGAGCTGATGGTCCCTGTGATTGATGCCAATCCGTCGGCTAATATCAAGCTGGTGGAAGATCCGCCGGGCCCACCGGTTCGTTCAACGCTGCTGGCCGAGATCTATGGGCCTGATTACGAAACCCAGCGAGAACTGGCCAAAGAGGTGCGTAAGAGGTTTGCCGAAACCTACGATGTGACCGATATTGATGATTCTGTCGGTGACGATCAGCAGCAACTCAATGTTCGTCTGGATAAAGAGAAGGCGTCGCATCTTGGCGTTGCCACCCAGCAGGTGGTTACAGCATTGCACGATTTCCTGCAGGGCTATGATTTCGGTGCCGTACATATTGACGAGGAGCGCCATCAGGTGCGCCTGCATGTGCAGTTGCCGAAAGCACTGCGTGCCCATGCCGAGGATCTGAGCCGCATATATGTCAGCGGTGCGCAGGGGGCGGTTCCGCTTTCAGCAATCGCTGTGATTGAGGAGGGCATTGTCGCCAAACCGATCTACACCAAGGACGGGCATCAGGTTACCTACGTCATGGCTGAGCCGAAGCAGGGGTCACAGGTCTATCCGCTGCTTGAGATGGATGGCAAGCTGGATGGGCAGGAGGTAGTGCCGGGTGCGACCGTAATGACCGGCGGCATGCGCTTTACCGACACTGCACCTGAGAACACCTTCGGCTATCACATGCTGTGGGATGGTGAGATGCGCCTCACCCTCGATGTGTTCCGTGATCTGGGAGCCGCCTTTATCGTGGCACTGGTGCTGATCTACCTGTTGATGGTGGCATATTATGGTGAATTTGTTCTGCCGATGATGGTGATGGCGCCAACCGCTCTGACCATGATCGGTATCTTTCCCGGCCACTGGATTACCGGCCAGCCATTCACCGCTACTTCGATGATCGGCATGATCGCACTTGCCGGCATTGTGGTGCGTAACTCGACACTGCTGATCGACTTTATTGTTGATTACCGTAAGCAGGGAAATGGCGTAAAAGAGGCTGTTCTGGAAGCGGGTGCAGTTCGGGCTCGTCCGATTCTGTTGACTGCCCTTGCCGTGATTGCCGGAACCTCGATCATGATTACCGATCCGGTATTCGGAGGTCTCGGTGTATCAATGGCATTCGGAACTCTGGCGGCCACGATCTTGACCCTCTTTGTGACGCCTCTGATGTACTACCTCTGGCATAAAGATCGTCCGTGGGAGTCCGAACAGGACTACTCGACGCTGCCATCGAACAAATAA
- a CDS encoding DUF302 domain-containing protein has product MNSYGIRAVYDGSLDEAEAAITAALKEVGFGILTRIDVAATLKNKINVDRRPYVILGACNPNLANRGLNAEAELGLFLPCNVIVYQNESDETVVSVIDPLAMVGMLDNSELNQLADDARPLLEQALESIK; this is encoded by the coding sequence TTGAACAGCTATGGCATAAGAGCCGTGTATGACGGCAGCCTCGACGAGGCGGAAGCAGCCATTACAGCAGCCTTGAAAGAGGTGGGTTTCGGAATTCTTACCCGTATTGATGTGGCTGCAACACTGAAAAACAAGATCAATGTGGATCGCAGGCCCTATGTGATTCTGGGTGCATGCAATCCGAATCTTGCCAATAGAGGGCTGAATGCCGAGGCAGAGCTTGGGCTGTTTTTGCCCTGCAATGTGATCGTCTATCAGAATGAGAGTGATGAGACTGTGGTGTCGGTGATTGATCCGTTGGCCATGGTCGGCATGCTCGATAACAGTGAATTGAATCAACTGGCCGACGATGCGAGGCCACTGCTTGAGCAGGCGCTCGAAAGCATCAAATAA
- a CDS encoding efflux RND transporter periplasmic adaptor subunit — MNRYFAFASMLTAGLLLAGCSSDDGTGESATKAVSKAEILTLAAADLPVRYVTSGTVTSDHRVSISSRLSGYIRELPVREGDSVKAGDVLVRVDPVNARQGVVQAEADMSDAKADLNRYEELFKASAVSKQQLDRIRLRYKVARSQLEQARNQLSYAEVRSPVDGVVVEKKMNKGDLASPGAPILTLEDPASLLVETYVSEQYVSGIHAGDEVEIEVASLKQAFAGTVRQVVQAADAVTHQFLIKIALELRDDVHPGMYAQVAFKVGSRKGLQVPAAAVIDRGGLNGIYVADSEGIVNYRQIRIGQVRNELVEVLAGLHEGDTVAWNGSPALVTGMKVQAK, encoded by the coding sequence ATGAACAGATATTTCGCGTTTGCATCGATGCTTACTGCAGGGCTTCTGCTTGCAGGCTGCAGTTCCGATGATGGCACAGGCGAATCTGCCACTAAGGCGGTCTCCAAGGCTGAAATTCTGACACTTGCTGCCGCTGACCTTCCTGTCCGCTATGTCACCAGTGGCACTGTGACCTCAGATCACCGTGTATCCATTTCATCACGTCTCTCCGGATATATTCGAGAATTGCCGGTTCGTGAAGGGGACAGCGTTAAGGCGGGCGATGTGCTGGTTCGCGTTGACCCTGTGAATGCCCGTCAGGGTGTTGTGCAGGCCGAGGCAGACATGTCCGATGCAAAAGCGGATCTCAACCGGTATGAGGAACTTTTCAAGGCGAGCGCCGTAAGTAAGCAGCAACTGGATCGTATCCGCCTGCGTTACAAGGTGGCTCGCTCACAGCTGGAACAGGCGCGCAACCAGCTCAGTTATGCCGAGGTGCGATCTCCTGTTGATGGGGTTGTCGTCGAGAAAAAGATGAACAAGGGCGATCTCGCATCTCCCGGAGCGCCGATTCTGACACTGGAGGATCCGGCCAGCCTGCTGGTTGAGACCTATGTCTCCGAGCAGTATGTCAGTGGCATCCATGCGGGCGATGAAGTTGAAATCGAGGTTGCTTCTCTGAAGCAGGCTTTTGCCGGTACGGTTCGCCAGGTTGTGCAGGCGGCCGATGCGGTTACACACCAGTTCCTGATCAAGATAGCACTTGAACTGCGCGATGATGTGCATCCTGGCATGTATGCGCAGGTCGCTTTCAAGGTTGGCAGCCGTAAGGGGCTGCAGGTGCCTGCAGCAGCTGTGATCGATCGCGGTGGCCTTAACGGCATCTATGTGGCAGACAGCGAAGGTATCGTTAACTACCGTCAGATTCGTATCGGTCAGGTGCGCAATGAACTCGTCGAGGTGCTGGCCGGTCTGCATGAGGGTGACACAGTGGCATGGAACGGCTCACCGGCTCTTGTTACCGGTATGAAAGTACAGGCTAAATAA
- a CDS encoding rhodanese-like domain-containing protein codes for MQFMQQNAVYIFIALLIGWFLWQRVIGPKMSGVKSLSAADYMQMRNQSHTLVDVRQQHEWDAVHAANAVHIPLGEIKERMHEIQKEKPVVVICASGGRSSMAATALANAGYEEVYNFSGGMGAWSSAGLPVRSRG; via the coding sequence ATGCAATTTATGCAACAGAATGCTGTTTACATTTTCATCGCTCTGCTGATCGGCTGGTTTCTCTGGCAGCGGGTGATTGGCCCTAAAATGTCGGGCGTAAAATCACTTTCGGCGGCCGATTACATGCAGATGCGTAATCAATCACATACGCTGGTTGATGTGCGCCAGCAGCATGAGTGGGACGCAGTACATGCTGCAAATGCGGTTCATATTCCTTTAGGGGAAATAAAGGAGCGCATGCATGAAATTCAGAAAGAGAAGCCGGTTGTAGTGATCTGCGCCTCCGGTGGCCGCTCATCGATGGCTGCAACTGCACTGGCCAACGCCGGTTATGAAGAGGTCTACAACTTCTCCGGTGGCATGGGTGCATGGAGCAGTGCCGGATTACCGGTACGCAGTCGTGGTTAA
- a CDS encoding rhodanese-like domain-containing protein, with translation MMVAKKVWIMLIALFLLPVTAAACGFGEKVAEGYENTEVKHAYQHWNQGASSAVPFEFIDVRTPEEYADGHIEGARLIPVQELEVRMNEVPKDKQVYVYCRSGKRSAQAAGILARAGYSNIENVLGGITAWKDAEYQVVK, from the coding sequence ATGATGGTTGCAAAGAAGGTCTGGATCATGCTGATCGCACTGTTTCTGTTGCCGGTAACGGCTGCAGCATGCGGATTTGGTGAGAAAGTTGCCGAAGGTTACGAAAACACCGAGGTGAAACACGCATATCAACACTGGAATCAGGGGGCCTCGTCTGCCGTACCTTTTGAGTTTATCGATGTGCGAACGCCCGAGGAGTATGCCGACGGGCATATCGAGGGCGCCAGGCTTATTCCGGTGCAGGAACTGGAAGTGCGCATGAATGAGGTGCCGAAAGATAAGCAGGTATATGTCTACTGCCGTTCAGGCAAGCGCTCAGCTCAGGCGGCTGGCATTCTGGCCAGAGCAGGCTACAGTAATATTGAGAATGTGCTGGGCGGGATCACTGCCTGGAAAGATGCAGAATATCAGGTGGTGAAATAA
- a CDS encoding rhodanese-like domain-containing protein, giving the protein MLDAVTVDQLYPRWLVARENNRPFTLIDVRSPEEYRACHVPGARLISLNTLMSRANEVPKEGDVFLICHSGARSAQAAVYLKQQLGFNNLINVDGGTMAWSNSGYPVEGGVN; this is encoded by the coding sequence ATGTTGGATGCAGTAACAGTAGATCAGCTCTATCCACGTTGGCTGGTGGCGCGCGAAAACAATCGCCCATTTACACTGATCGATGTGCGTTCACCGGAAGAGTATCGCGCCTGCCATGTTCCTGGCGCCAGACTGATCTCGCTCAATACTTTGATGTCTCGTGCCAATGAGGTACCGAAAGAGGGTGATGTTTTCCTTATCTGCCACTCCGGAGCACGTTCTGCACAGGCTGCTGTTTACCTTAAACAGCAGCTTGGATTTAATAACCTGATCAATGTCGATGGGGGAACCATGGCATGGAGCAACAGTGGTTATCCGGTCGAAGGAGGTGTGAATTGA